One window of Chamaesiphon minutus PCC 6605 genomic DNA carries:
- a CDS encoding type II toxin-antitoxin system HicB family antitoxin: MQYPIVIYPCEEGGYVAEVSALKGCLAQGETLDEVLNELKIVTDLWMETAEKYGQKLPDVADSIEKMKALSN; this comes from the coding sequence ATGCAATATCCAATTGTAATTTATCCTTGTGAAGAAGGTGGATATGTTGCCGAAGTTTCAGCACTGAAAGGCTGTTTGGCACAAGGAGAAACCTTAGATGAAGTTCTCAACGAGTTGAAAATTGTGACCGATTTGTGGATGGAAACAGCCGAAAAATATGGTCAAAAGTTACCAGATGTGGCAGACTCGATCGAAAAGATGAAAGCCTTGAGTAATTAG
- a CDS encoding Uma2 family endonuclease has product MTATLIQSPDRVVLKNISWQSYQSLIVDFEREPAMRLTYDRGTLEIRMPLAPHETYKKILGRLIEAATEELNLEIRSLGSLTCSREDLAKGLEPDQCYYIQNEAIVRGVAQIDLAKLPPPDLAVEIDITSSSLDRFSIYAALKVTEIWRYDGQILTIYELVENEYVIRDSSLALPRLQTADILRFLSLSTSIGKNNLVKQFRQSLKTIT; this is encoded by the coding sequence ATGACAGCAACACTCATCCAAAGTCCCGATCGGGTAGTTTTAAAGAATATCAGTTGGCAATCGTATCAGTCTCTAATCGTTGACTTTGAACGAGAACCTGCGATGAGACTGACTTACGATCGTGGCACACTCGAAATTCGTATGCCGCTCGCGCCACATGAAACCTATAAAAAAATTCTCGGTCGCCTCATCGAAGCGGCAACAGAAGAACTCAATCTAGAAATTCGCAGCCTGGGTTCGCTAACTTGTAGTCGAGAAGATCTCGCCAAAGGACTCGAACCAGACCAGTGTTATTACATCCAAAATGAGGCAATAGTTCGAGGTGTCGCACAAATCGATCTGGCAAAACTACCGCCACCAGATTTGGCCGTAGAAATCGATATTACCAGTAGTTCTCTCGATCGATTTTCAATTTATGCCGCCCTCAAAGTTACAGAAATTTGGCGATATGATGGGCAAATTTTGACTATTTATGAGTTAGTAGAGAATGAGTATGTCATCCGAGATAGTAGCCTTGCTTTACCACGATTGCAGACGGCAGACATTTTACGATTTCTCAGTTTATCAACATCGATCGGGAAGAATAATCTGGTAAAGCAGTTTCGCCAATCGTTGAAAACTATTACATGA
- a CDS encoding Imm32 family immunity protein: protein MSEAVGEVAISDIAMIPRIENERDRLSIAIVYSESDYGNADISGTPESLRQVCQFMIDFVESDRVEATIATLNVDPVPYDRCLQFLSIRREVGAVKVSAIDDKLEIVGNGDRLTTFADWFNFPDDTANGYHCHHEPWDGNEEWVHPQSLPLVIGVGSR, encoded by the coding sequence ATGTCTGAAGCAGTTGGTGAAGTGGCGATTTCAGACATAGCAATGATACCCAGAATAGAAAACGAACGAGATCGGCTGTCGATCGCTATTGTATATAGTGAATCCGATTATGGGAATGCCGACATATCCGGAACGCCTGAAAGTTTACGGCAAGTTTGCCAATTTATGATTGACTTTGTTGAGTCCGATCGAGTTGAAGCTACTATAGCTACATTAAATGTCGATCCAGTCCCATACGATCGCTGCTTGCAGTTTCTGTCAATCCGCCGTGAGGTTGGAGCGGTAAAAGTATCGGCAATCGATGACAAATTAGAGATCGTAGGTAATGGTGACAGACTTACAACTTTTGCAGATTGGTTTAACTTTCCTGACGATACCGCTAATGGATATCATTGTCACCATGAGCCTTGGGATGGAAATGAGGAGTGGGTTCATCCACAATCTCTGCCATTAGTAATTGGTGTTGGCTCTAGATAG
- a CDS encoding DUF5615 family PIN-like protein produces MARLYADEQFPFPVVEFLRLLGHDVLTVQAAGKAGQKIHDPDVLDFATEENRSVITLNRNDFIQLHKIRPHHAGIIVCSDDRNWEALANRIDRAINDEILTNRLIRVNRL; encoded by the coding sequence ATGGCACGCTTATATGCTGACGAACAATTCCCTTTTCCAGTAGTAGAATTTTTACGTTTATTAGGGCATGATGTTTTAACAGTGCAAGCAGCAGGCAAAGCCGGACAAAAAATTCACGATCCAGACGTTTTAGATTTTGCAACTGAAGAAAATAGAAGTGTTATTACTCTAAATCGGAATGACTTTATTCAACTACACAAGATTCGGCCCCATCATGCGGGCATTATTGTATGTTCCGACGATCGCAATTGGGAAGCTTTGGCAAATAGGATCGATCGAGCTATAAATGATGAGATATTAACCAATCGACTGATTAGAGTTAATCGTCTATAA
- a CDS encoding DUF433 domain-containing protein, which yields MTLKELESQLLALTSSEKEQAIQLLAQSLGSIRTGVEKTPGICGGNARIVNTRITVWGLVNAKEIGYSDGDLLQSYPQLNAIDLVNAWNYAKAHPDEIVLAIQENEIA from the coding sequence ATGACACTCAAAGAATTAGAGTCTCAATTACTAGCATTGACCTCATCTGAAAAAGAACAAGCCATTCAATTATTGGCTCAAAGCTTAGGTTCTATTAGAACTGGAGTTGAAAAAACTCCAGGAATCTGTGGCGGAAATGCTAGAATTGTTAATACTAGAATTACTGTCTGGGGGCTAGTCAATGCCAAAGAGATCGGTTATAGCGATGGCGATTTACTGCAAAGTTATCCACAGCTCAACGCGATCGATCTAGTAAATGCGTGGAATTATGCTAAAGCTCATCCTGATGAGATTGTGCTAGCCATTCAGGAAAACGAGATAGCTTAA
- a CDS encoding DUF433 domain-containing protein, translating into MTLKDLESQLLALTPAEKHRAIELLTQSLASTQPEIAPPPEISSVEACIANTKIAIWELVNAQDLGCSDRDLLKMYPQLTQSDLDTAWEYADAHPEEIRLALLAIDE; encoded by the coding sequence ATGACGCTCAAAGACTTAGAATCCCAATTGTTAGCCCTGACTCCCGCCGAAAAACACCGCGCGATCGAGTTATTGACTCAAAGTTTAGCCAGCACCCAGCCAGAAATCGCCCCACCTCCAGAAATTAGCAGTGTTGAAGCCTGCATCGCCAATACCAAAATTGCCATCTGGGAGCTAGTCAACGCCCAGGATCTCGGCTGTAGCGATCGAGACTTGCTGAAAATGTATCCGCAGCTTACTCAGAGCGATTTAGACACCGCCTGGGAGTATGCAGACGCACATCCTGAAGAGATTAGACTGGCTTTACTAGCGATCGATGAGTAA